The genomic DNA TAATTGCTGACCCTATAGAAATCTACAAGATAGATATACATGAGACTGGAATTGTAGAGGAGTTTGTAACGGAAATTCAAGTTCCTATAACTAAATAGCTATATTTCAATGGATTAGATGGTAAATAGAATGAAAAAATGTTGATTTGCCACCGATTTGTCACTGTGTTATAAAATCGGTAGCAAATTATATTTTAAATTATAAGATAGCATGAAAAAATAATTGTTTAGGGGGTTATAAATGTGAAATGTTCTAATTGTGGAAGTGTAAATATTGAAAAGGGAATTTTAACAACTGGTGGCATATATGCTGAAACTATTGGATTAAAATATAGAGGAGATGGAAAATTAGATAAAGTTATAAATAAAACTTTTCCAGTACAATCTACTATATATTCAGATTTATGTTTAGATTGTGGAGAAATAGTTAGAACCTATATAAAGGATAATACTGATAGGAATTGGTGTAAAGATAAGAAATAGAATAATTTTTGAAGTATATTAATATTTGAAGTTGAATTTTATTAAAGATACAAGTGAAAAAGTATAAATGGGAAGAAATTGTTGTATGGAAGAAACTTTGCATATAGGGGAGATTAGTTTTTTAATATAATAACATTTTTAAATGTAGATAAAACTAAAAAGGGTTCTCTAGAAAACAATTTCTATTTAATTATACTTACTTACCAATACCATCACTTGATGTAAACAAGATTCTACTACATTTTCTCCGTACTCTAGTATAAAATCATCTAGCTGTGTATCTATAAAATCACAATAATCATATAAACTACTAATATAAGCAGTTAACATGTGTGTACATTTATCCATTTCATCTCTAAACATATATATTACTATCCCCCTAAAAAACTTTCATAAAACAAAAAGAACAATATCTTTTTGGCAACTGGCTGACATAACTCATAGTTTATTTTATAAGCGTTAGTCCCTATAGCTTTGCGTCACTAAATTTCTCTAGTTTTGCCGATTTAGTTTTATTCTACAACTAAAATAATACACTAGGATAAGTTATTGTTCAACATACTTGTCAGAAAATTGAAATATTTAACAATATCTTAACAATATGAAATCTATTTTTCACTCAAGAAACAAACTATATGTATAGAATGTTTAATAAAAATTATATTTAGTTTTGTATTGAAGTTTTTATATTAAAAAGTTTAGTTCACAAGGGTTACTTGGCTAGATAATAGATGAACAAAAATATCTTGAAAAAATATATATGAATGGCAAAAAACAAGGGATGAATTTTATATAGACTCATCCCGTAATTATTTATATATTGACCTTGATTAAATATATTATTATTTTTAAGCTTCAATTTTTATATTATATTTCTAAAGTTTCTATAAGAGGATTATCGCTAAATAATTTTAATAAATTTGTTTTTTTATATCCTTTAGGTAACTTAGTATATATAACTACTTCTAACCAATCCCCATCAAGGCGTTTAATATTCATGTTTATAATTTCAATATTAGATTTTTTAAATTTACCTTCAATATATTCTATGGAATCAGTGCTGTTAGAAATTTTAAGAGAAACTTGCTCTGCTGTAGGGAGTTTCATCCATTTCCTATCTCTATGAAGTGTTATCTGTACAATAACAATAATGATACTTGAAACAATACCAACTAAGTATAATCCAGAGCCAATGGCAAGACCTGTACCGGCTGTTGCCCATATACCAGCAGCTGTAGTAAGACCACTTACTGATTGATTTCTAATAAATATTAATCCAGCACCTAAAAAACCTATACCACTGACAACTTGTGCTGCAACGCGGGCTGGGTCTAGACCAATACCTGGAGTACCCACTATATCATTAAATCCATACTTGGAAACAATGATTATAAGTGCTGAAGCTAATGCCACTATAAAATGAGTGCGTATTCCAGCTTCTTTTAGTCTATTCTTTCTCTCATATCCAATTAAAGCCCCACAGAAACCAGCAGTAATGATTCTTGCTATATATTCAAATTGAATCAATATATGATGGTTCATTTATCTAGCACCCCCTTCTATATAATATTATATATACTATAATACTACATTTTTTATGTGAATATAGTAAAGTTTAAAATTTATATAATAGTTATATATGAATATAAAATGTATAAACGTATATTATGTATATAAAAATGATAGAAAGCATCTAATTTTAAATGATTAAAGAGCAAGCTTAAATAAATCAAACTTGCTCTTTTAACATAGTGTATGTTTTTATTTGTGATAGTTAGATAAAAATTTATCTGTGTTTTTTACATCTGCAAAACTGTTCTGTAGTGATGCCATGAATACTTGATGTACAGTATTTGCATTAATTTCTATATTATTCCAAGATAAATTCTTCGTTGTACATGCATCGCTTATTAGAGTTATGTCGTATCGAAGTTTCTTTGCTGTTCTTACACTTGTATCAATACACATATGGCTCATCATTCCACAGATTACTAGATTAGTAATATTTTTTTTCTCAAGGATACTTTGCAAATCTGTTTCAAAGAAACTATCTGGTGTGTGTTTAATTATAATTTCTTCATTATCTAGTGGAAAAACAATTTTATTTATTTCTGAACCATGAGTATTAGGAAGAAAAAAAGAAGCTGTTTTATCTGTTGATATATGCTGTATATGAATAACTGGTAAATTGTTTTTTCTAAAAAACAGTAGTATTTTTTTAGCATTTTCAGCAGTTTCTTCTGATTGAAATAATTCACATTTTCCATTTTTAAAATAATCATTTTGAATATCAATCAATATTAAAGCTATAGACATGATTATACCTCCTATTTATTTTTATTATAATACTATTGTAAAAAATGTAAATTACTTACTTTTTGGTATGTATAGGATTACTTATTGTAGCAAATTCCTTTATTATCTAGAATTTCTTGTTGACCATGTTCAAGCATATATTCGATTCCTATTTCTTGCATTATTTCCACTGCTTTTAACATTTTTTTACCACGATTAGTAAGAAAATATTCAACATGTAATGGATATCCAGCAGAACTTATTTTATCAATAATCCCAAAATCACGTAACTCTTTTAATTGTTGAATCAACATTTTTTGATTTATTCCATAAATATTATGTTGCAATTCAGAAAATGTTTTATTAGATTGTCTTAATTCAAATATAAGGATAGTTTTCCATTTTCCTTTGATTATGTCATGTACAATTTCAAGAGGACATGTATATTCAGCTCTTATTTTCATAGCATATCACCCCCAGTAAAATGATAATAAATTATATCACTTGTCTTGTGATATGACAAATATATATGAACTGTATATAAATTTTATGTTTTATTAAGTTCTAAATTTCTTCTATTGTAGTTCATATTTAGTACATAAATAATTAGTAAGATATAAGTAAATAAATATATAACATGACTATAGAAATTTAACTTTAAAATAACTTATGATAATTTAGAGGAGGAATATATATGAATATATCAAGAAAAGCTATGAAAATAATAGAATTAGCACAAAAAATTGCAAATAAGAGGGGGATTTCAGTAGAAGAAGCTTGGAGTGAAGCAGTAACAGAATATAAAAATAAATACGAACATATTGCATAGATATTTAAAAATTTAGAATATTTGGTAGAATATAATGATTTTAAATGATACTATAAATTATAAGGTATATCATTATTAACATAGAAGGAGGATATCTGCTTGATTGTAAAAATAGATAATACTTTAGAAAAAGAATTTTGGCAATATGTATCACATGAAGAAAGTCTAAATTTATTCATAATTGGATACGTTGAGAATTATGGATTTAGCTCTCAATATCAAGATATATGGTCTCAGGTAGAAGATGGAAATATAACCTCTATAATATTAAAAAATAAGTCAACACTTATAATTTATAGTTTTAAAAATAATTTTAATATAGGAGAAATGAAGAATCATATAAAAGATTTAGATGTAGAAAGCATAAGTGGAAAAAAATGTGTAATAGATAGACTAATAAGTAAATACAAAGATTTTTATGAAAAACTAGATAATAAATTTTGTGTATTAAAAGAAATAAAAGAAATAGATTTTTCCAACATGAAGGAGTATAAAATAGAAAATGCTCAGGAAAAAGATATTGATGAAATAGGAAAACTTTTAAATAGGTCAGACTATAAAGTAAGTAAAAATTACATAGAAGAAAGGAAAGAACATTTAAAAGAGGGAAATGTAAGAGCATATTTTATTAGAAATGATGATACTATGATTAGCACTGTGTCAACTGGTATGGAAACTAGTTTTTTGGCAATGGTGGTCTCTGTAAGTACAGATAAAAGATATAGGGGAAAAGGACTTGCAAGTTATATGGTTTACAATTTGAGTAAAGAATTATTGTTGGAAGGAAAAGTTCCATGTCTTTTTTATAATAATGATGTAGCAGGTAAAATATATCATAATATAGGATACAAAGAGATAAATGAATGGACAATTCTTTTTAAATAGCTATAAAAAATAAAAAACTCTATCGAGAATTAAAGTATTTATAAATAACTATATTTTTACTATAATTCATGATAGAGTTTTTTTAAATTTATGATACTATTTTTTATTATTTAAATAATCAAGTGTTTTAAGTTTATAACCTTCTTTTTCCCAATGTGTAAGAACCTCATCTAATATCTCAGTATTTGTTGATGAATTTGGATGCAGTAAAACTATTGCACCAGGATGAGTTCTTGAATAAATTTTGTTTTTGGCAAATTCATGAGTAGGTTGTTTCTTTTCATACCAATCTACATAAGCAAAACTCCAAAATATTGATTTATATCCTAAATCTTGTGTATATTTTAAAGATTGTTCGCTAAATTTACCCATTGGAGGTCTAAAATACTTAGGCATTTCTTTTCCAGTAACATCTTTGTATGCTTTTTCTACACTTGTAATTTCTTCTTTGAATTTTTCAAAATCTGTAATACCTGCCATTGATGGATGGCTTTTTGAATGATTACAAACTAAATGTCCTTCTTTTTCCATACGCTTTATTAACTCTGGATTGCTTTTTATATAACTTTCAACTACGAAAAATTGAGCTTTAGCATTGTGTTTTTTAAGCGTATCTAATAATTTTGGAGTGTTTCCACTTTCATATCCAGCATCAAATGATAGATATATAACTTTTTCATTGGGATTTCCTACATAATAAGCTCCGTATTTTTTAAAAAAATCAGCTTCTTTTATAGGTGATGGCTGTTTACCATCCTCCCTAGGGTTAAAATACCAATCATATTCATGTGTGTCGAGTGTTGGACTAGAAATTTGAGTTTTTGTTTTATCTAATGATTTAAAATTTATACTAGCAATTCCAAAAAGTACTAGAGCAAATGCTCCTATCATAATGTATTTTTTTAGGCTATCTTTTTTCACAATTTCACCTCTTATTTAAAATTTAAAATATATTTCTTATAATATAGTTTGAATATTTATAGTTAAAAATATTCACATATACAAATAATAAATGAAAGAAGTTTACTGTAAGATATAAAGTTGATATTAATTATCTTAAATAAAGTGTATATAAATGATAAAATATAAAGAGAAATGATTGTAAATAAGTTAGGCTGGTTTAACTTGAAGGGATATAAAAATGGATAATATAATAAGTGTATTGAATGATGTTGTTTTTTTAGATATAGAAGTTAGTGGATTAGATTGTTTAAATTCAGAAATTTTAGAAGTTGGAGCTGTCAAGGTTAAAGACTGGAAAATACATACCTATGAATCATTAATAAAAAACAAATTTGAGGTACCTATAGAAGTATTCTCAGTATGTAAAAATTTAGATAAAAATGATTTAGAAATAGCTAATGAAATAGAACTGGTGGAAGATAGACTTGTAAATTTTGTAGAAGATAGTTTCATTATATGTCATGATTTAAGTCTGAAAAAAAAGTTTTTTGAGTATCATATGCCAAAGTTAAAAAACAAATTTATTGATTTAATTGAATTAGCAGTTATTTTAGAACCATATCATAAAGATTATAGCTTAGAATACTTAAAAAATACTTTAACAAATTGTAATTCTAAAGTGGAAAATAGAGCTTTATCAGATGCTATTGATATAATAAATATAGTAAATTGCCTTTTAGTAAAATTTAATAACTATGAAAAAACTACTTTGGAGCCATTGAGTTTTAAAATAAATTCATATCTTAAAAAATTTAATCTTCCAACATGGGAATGGAGCAAATTTTTAGAAGAGGCAAATTATGATTTATCAAATAATATAAATATAAAAAAAGAATATAATATATTTGACTCAAAAGAAGAAAAGAAGAAGGAAAGAGAAACCTTAAAAATTTTAAATGAAGAAGAAAAAAATTATGAAGAATTATTAAAATACAAAACTATTTGGGAGAATAAAGAAGGATTTACATATGAATATAGACCTGGTCAATATGAGCTTACTAAAACAATAAGAGAGTTGTTTAGAAATAGCGAAGATGAAGAAAAAATTGCATGTATAGAGGCACCAACTGGTATAGGTAAAAGTGTAGGATATTTATTGCCTGCAATATTAGAGGCTAGAATTAATAAAAAAAGATTATTAATTTCTACTGACACAAAGGAATTGCAGATACAATT from Clostridioides difficile ATCC 9689 = DSM 1296 includes the following:
- a CDS encoding MgtC/SapB family protein gives rise to the protein MNHHILIQFEYIARIITAGFCGALIGYERKNRLKEAGIRTHFIVALASALIIIVSKYGFNDIVGTPGIGLDPARVAAQVVSGIGFLGAGLIFIRNQSVSGLTTAAGIWATAGTGLAIGSGLYLVGIVSSIIIVIVQITLHRDRKWMKLPTAEQVSLKISNSTDSIEYIEGKFKKSNIEIINMNIKRLDGDWLEVVIYTKLPKGYKKTNLLKLFSDNPLIETLEI
- a CDS encoding cysteine hydrolase family protein; the protein is MSIALILIDIQNDYFKNGKCELFQSEETAENAKKILLFFRKNNLPVIHIQHISTDKTASFFLPNTHGSEINKIVFPLDNEEIIIKHTPDSFFETDLQSILEKKNITNLVICGMMSHMCIDTSVRTAKKLRYDITLISDACTTKNLSWNNIEINANTVHQVFMASLQNSFADVKNTDKFLSNYHK
- a CDS encoding winged helix-turn-helix transcriptional regulator; translation: MKIRAEYTCPLEIVHDIIKGKWKTILIFELRQSNKTFSELQHNIYGINQKMLIQQLKELRDFGIIDKISSAGYPLHVEYFLTNRGKKMLKAVEIMQEIGIEYMLEHGQQEILDNKGICYNK
- a CDS encoding GNAT family N-acetyltransferase, which encodes MIVKIDNTLEKEFWQYVSHEESLNLFIIGYVENYGFSSQYQDIWSQVEDGNITSIILKNKSTLIIYSFKNNFNIGEMKNHIKDLDVESISGKKCVIDRLISKYKDFYEKLDNKFCVLKEIKEIDFSNMKEYKIENAQEKDIDEIGKLLNRSDYKVSKNYIEERKEHLKEGNVRAYFIRNDDTMISTVSTGMETSFLAMVVSVSTDKRYRGKGLASYMVYNLSKELLLEGKVPCLFYNNDVAGKIYHNIGYKEINEWTILFK
- the pdaA gene encoding delta-lactam-biosynthetic de-N-acetylase → MKKDSLKKYIMIGAFALVLFGIASINFKSLDKTKTQISSPTLDTHEYDWYFNPREDGKQPSPIKEADFFKKYGAYYVGNPNEKVIYLSFDAGYESGNTPKLLDTLKKHNAKAQFFVVESYIKSNPELIKRMEKEGHLVCNHSKSHPSMAGITDFEKFKEEITSVEKAYKDVTGKEMPKYFRPPMGKFSEQSLKYTQDLGYKSIFWSFAYVDWYEKKQPTHEFAKNKIYSRTHPGAIVLLHPNSSTNTEILDEVLTHWEKEGYKLKTLDYLNNKK